A genome region from Bombilactobacillus bombi includes the following:
- a CDS encoding SLAP domain-containing protein: MKKSSLMGASVVAAALLAAAPIAAPVANIAVSGTQVAKADTPNTWDEAVSKIKQQSTGTTLSKGDPTKFGSLENFETNLSLYLPTIADSYTAPTKIGSSKLDKSALYVDGTNLVVLPAFSSFLPYFFSGNQQVALITDNNAKVASNMSYSLRFDYSNAINNVTYQIRDANDVKRVTNDLSTNGGNVTMSMQLYGAYGESLGDKGLVKSTVSYNVANNRAAFVKYNDTLNAKVGDSAEKYGLSNSFMNAGGSILNYDGKDITQSAYDNGAIQVGQLRNSNFHPSITGLQDGNFSETGTFYQHIAIDLAKAGVSASNWQKAAEAGLVTVNGQTPSTTNADGNVYLVTDSNNGIVDGIAYPAGTLVLKRTVNVGKADNLAKEEKVNGVVTVKNNGQGSAQLYTRSGDPIVDRALATGSNWKTDIKRTVYSNGEVYYRVSTDEFIKASDVTFSGADSNTASTSSSIKGNVVVNPLAKRSVVHVNSAAGFNTSLWSKADDNSSMNLIADRTLAGNSDWQTDQSATVNGQTFYRVSTNEWINAKYVSVK, translated from the coding sequence ATGAAAAAATCTTCATTAATGGGTGCAAGCGTTGTTGCTGCTGCTTTATTAGCTGCTGCTCCAATTGCTGCCCCAGTTGCAAATATTGCAGTATCAGGTACACAAGTTGCTAAAGCTGATACACCTAATACATGGGATGAAGCTGTTTCTAAAATCAAGCAACAAAGTACTGGTACAACTTTAAGCAAAGGCGATCCAACAAAATTTGGTTCATTAGAGAATTTTGAAACTAATTTAAGTTTATATTTACCAACAATTGCTGATAGTTACACAGCTCCAACTAAGATTGGTTCTTCCAAGCTTGATAAATCAGCACTTTATGTAGATGGAACTAACTTGGTTGTGTTACCTGCATTTTCTAGCTTTTTACCATATTTCTTTAGTGGCAATCAACAAGTTGCTTTGATTACTGACAACAATGCTAAAGTTGCTTCTAATATGTCTTACAGCTTACGTTTTGATTACAGTAACGCAATTAACAACGTAACATATCAAATACGTGATGCAAATGACGTTAAACGAGTAACAAATGACTTAAGTACTAATGGTGGAAATGTCACTATGTCAATGCAATTGTATGGTGCTTATGGTGAATCATTAGGTGATAAGGGACTTGTTAAGAGTACTGTAAGTTACAATGTAGCAAATAATCGTGCTGCATTTGTAAAATATAATGATACTTTGAATGCAAAAGTTGGCGACAGCGCTGAAAAATATGGTTTAAGTAATTCATTTATGAATGCTGGCGGTTCAATTCTTAACTATGATGGTAAAGACATTACACAGTCAGCTTATGATAATGGTGCTATTCAAGTTGGTCAATTGCGTAATTCTAATTTCCATCCATCAATAACTGGTTTACAAGATGGCAACTTCTCTGAAACAGGTACATTTTACCAACATATCGCTATTGATTTAGCTAAAGCTGGAGTTAGTGCTTCAAATTGGCAAAAGGCTGCTGAAGCTGGATTAGTTACAGTCAATGGTCAAACTCCAAGTACTACTAATGCTGATGGGAACGTTTATTTAGTAACTGATAGTAATAATGGTATTGTTGATGGAATTGCTTATCCTGCTGGAACTTTAGTTTTGAAGCGTACTGTTAATGTAGGTAAGGCTGATAATCTTGCTAAAGAAGAAAAAGTTAATGGTGTTGTAACTGTTAAGAATAATGGACAAGGTTCAGCACAATTGTACACACGTTCTGGTGATCCAATTGTTGACCGTGCATTAGCAACTGGTTCTAACTGGAAGACAGATATCAAGCGTACAGTATATTCTAATGGTGAAGTTTACTACCGTGTATCTACTGATGAATTTATTAAAGCTAGTGATGTAACATTCAGCGGTGCTGATAGTAATACTGCTTCTACTTCTTCATCAATCAAAGGTAACGTTGTAGTTAATCCTTTAGCAAAACGTTCCGTAGTGCATGTTAATTCAGCAGCTGGCTTTAACACATCATTGTGGAGCAAAGCTGATGATAATAGTAGCATGAACTTGATTGCTGACCGTACTTTAGCTGGTAACTCAGATTGGCAAACAGACCAATCAGCAACAGTTAATGGCCAAACATTCTATCGTGTATCTACTAACGAATGGATTAATGCTAAATATGTTTCTGTAAAATAA